A single genomic interval of Odontesthes bonariensis isolate fOdoBon6 chromosome 3, fOdoBon6.hap1, whole genome shotgun sequence harbors:
- the hcfc1a gene encoding host cell factor 1a isoform X1, whose product MSAPGSAVSGTTASVLQPRWKRVLGWSGPVPRPRHGHRAVAIKELMVVFGGGNEGIVDELHVYNTATNQWFIPAVRGDIPPGCAAYGFVCDGTRLLVFGGMVEYGKYSNDLYELQASRWEWKKLKAKNPKNGPPPCPRLGHSFSLVGNKCYLFGGLANDSEDPKNNIPRYLNDLYTLELRPGSSVVGWDIPITYGVLPPPRESHTAVVYTEKTSRKSRLIIYGGMSGCRLGDLWTLDIDTLTWNKPSVSGTAPLPRSLHSATTITNKMYVFGGWVPLVMDDVKVATHEKEWKCTNTLACLNLDTMCWETVLMDTLEDNIPRARAGHCAVAINSRLYVWSGRDGYRKAWNNQVCCKDLWYLETERPHAPARVQLVRANTNSLEVSWGAVSTADTYLLQLQKYDIPATPAAASPAMSATPSQPVNSPKSPALAAAAPSTQSLPQTAILKVAAQQSATGASVVTVRPSQLGKSPVTVTSLPAGVRMVVPAQTTQGSPIGSSPQMSGMAALAAAAAATQKIPPSSGGTVLNVPAGATILKTVAVSPGTTTMKVASPLMVSNPATRMLKTAAAQVGTATASSPTTTRPIITVHKSGAVTVAQQAQVVTTVVGGVTKTITLVKSPLTMGSSGTLISNLGKMMSVVQTKPVQTSAVTGQASTNPLTQLIQTKGPLPAGTILKLVTSADGKPTTIITTSQAGGTGNKPTILNISGVSPTTTKQGTTIIKTIPMSAIMTQPGATGLNSSRQLSVTSSAGMKTPITILTTKVMTTGTPGKIITAVPKLATAAGQQGLTQVVLKGAPGQPGTILRTVPMSTVGGVRLVTPVTVSSVKPTVTTLVVKGTTGVTTLGTVTGTVSSSLAGGTVDSSNASLVTPITTLGTIATLSSQVISPSAITVSSAQTSLTSTSALPSSAITVQNQPTQVTLITTPSGVEAQPVQDLPVSILASPTSEQPSSTEAGAAGEGSGTVTLVCSNPPCETHVTGTTNTATQASSNMNAEQTGTVQSVCSNPPCETHVTGTTNTATQASSSMNTEQTGTVQSGVRPNPPCETNEAGTTNTATTASSNMGGVQQVCSNPPCETHVTGTTNTATQASSDMNTEQTGTVQSGVRPNPSCETNEAGTTNTATTASSNMGAVQQVCSNPPCETHVTGTTNTATQASSDMNTEQTGTVQSGVRPNPSCETNEAGTTNTATTASSNMGGVQQVCSNPPCETHVTGTTNTATQASSDMNTEQTGTVQSGVRTNPSCETNEAGTTNTPSTATSSMGGDQTSTATGQVQRVCSNPPCETHETGTTNTATTATCSMETGEGTATQQTEEEAEGTSSTEVAPTTAASGMATTTQGRAITTVTQSTPAPGPSVPSISSIAEGVSTAGSSTEEPMQTDEAASAEAAPAEEGAAAMETQAEGEAAATTALNLPSELMSEGQGATLMVTGLSDEELAVTAAAEAAAQAAATEEAQALAIQAVLQAAQQAVMNESDAAGDSQQPTSIPIMLTQQELAALVQQQQQLQEAQAAAQQASVDANLPTEGLAPADSLNDPSVESNGHNEMAASVTSAVASLLPRTTAETLAPSSTFAPSVSVASPAKLQAAATLAEVANGIEGEKQAPQPTPVKPVVKKENQWFDVGIVKVTNMVVTHFYVPGDESHGDDDSGIMPDYSQMKKMELQPGTAYKFRVAGINACGRGAFSEISAFKTCLPGFPGAPCAIKISKSPDGAHLTWEPPSVTSGKIIEYSVYLAIQSNQTAEAKASTPAQLAFMRVYCGPNPSCLVQSSSLSNAHIDYTTKPAIIFRIAARNEKGYGPATQVRWLQESGKDGASAKPAPKRPGTSPDTKTTGPKKARTDQ is encoded by the exons ATGTCTGCCCCTGGCTCCGCGGTGTCTGGGACCACGGCGTCGGTTCTGCAGCCGCGATGGAAACGGGTCCTCGGATGGTCCGGTCCAGTTCCACGGCCCAGACATGGACACAGAGCTGTGGCTATAAAGGAGCTTATGGTCGTCTTTGGTGGTGGAAACGAAGGCATCGTTGACGAGTTGCATGTATACAACACTG CTACAAACCAGTGGTTTATCCCAGCTGTCCGTGGTGATATTCCCCCTGGTTGTGCTGCATATGGTTTTGTATGCGATGGGACACGGTTGCTAGTATTTGGTGGAATGGTGGAGTATGGAAAATACAGCAACGACCTTTATGAACTACAG GCCAGCAGATGGGAATGGAAAAAGTTGAAAGCGAAAAACCCAAAAAACGGCCCTCCTCCTTGTCCTCGCCTTGGCCACAGTTTTTCACTGGTCGGCAACAAGTGCTACCTGTTTGGTGGACTGGCAAATGACAGTGAAGACCCAAAAAACAACATTCCCAG aTACCTGAATGATTTGTACACACTCGAACTTCGTCCAGGTTCCAGCGTGGTTGGGTGGGATATTCCCATCACATATGGAGTTCTGCCTCCTCCTCGTGAGAGCCACACTGCTGTGGTGTACACTGAAAAGACGAGCAGGAAATCTCGCTTGATAATCTATGGAGGAATGAGTGGTTGCCGTCTTGGAGATCTGTGGACACTTGATATTG ATACCCTGACATGGAACAAACCATCAGTAAGCGGCACAGCGCCACTTCCACGAAGTCTTCACTCTGCCACCACAATCACAAACAA GATGTATGTTTTTGGAGGATGGGTTCCTTTGGTAATGGATGATGTAAAAGTGGCCACACACGAGAAAGAGTGGAAATGCACAAACACTCTTGCCTGCCTAAATCTCG ACACCATGTGTTGGGAAACGGTGTTAATGGATACTCTAGAAGATAACATCCCCAGGGCCCGAGCTGGCCACTGTGCTGTGGCCATCAATTCCAGACTGTATGTGTGGAGCGGCCGTGACGGTTATCGTAAAGCGTGGAACAACCAAGTCTGTTGTAAAGACCTTTGGTACCTGGAAACAG AGCGGCCGCACGCTCCTGCCAGGGTACAGCTTGTCCGTGCCAACACAAACTCTCTTGAGGTGAGCTGGGGTGCAGTTTCCACAGCTGACACCTACTTGCTACAGCTGCAGAAGTATGACATCCCTGCAACTCCTGCCGCAGCCTCGCCAGCAATGAGTGCAACCCCATCGCAGCCTGTTAACTCTCCAAAGAGCCCGGCACTGGCTGCTGCAGCACCCTCTACCCAGAGCTTACCCCAGACAG CTATTTTAAAGGTTGCAGCTCAACAGTCTGCCACTGGCGCATCTGTTGTCACAGTTCGCCCCAGCCAGCTGGGTAAATCCCCCGTCActgtgacatcacttcctgctgGTGTTCGGATGGTTGTGCCAGCCCAAACAACCCAGGGATCG CCTATTGGAAGTAGCCCTCAAATGAGTGGCATGGCAGCtttagctgctgcagctgcagccacACAGAAGATCCCGCCCTCCTCTGGAGGCACTGTCCTCAATGTTCCTGCAGGTGCCACCATTCTGAAAACAGTTGCCGTTTCCCCTGGCACAACCACAATGAAAGTAGCTTCTCCTTTAATG GTTAGTAATCCGGCCACCCGGATGTTGAAGACCGCTGCCGCGCAGGTGGGCACAGCTACTGCGTCCTCTCCCACTACCACAAGACCCATTATCACTGTGCATAAGTCAGGTGCAGTCACAGTGGCTCAGCAGGCCCAGGTGGTAACCACCGTGGTGGGAGGAGTTACCAAGACCATCACACTAGTCAAGAGTCCCCTCACCATGGGCAGCAGTGGCACTCTG ATCTCCAACCTTGGCAAGATGATGTCTGTGGTACAAACCAAGCCAGTGCAGACATCAGCTGTCACAGGCCAGGCTTCCACTAACCCTCTCACACAGCTCATACAG ACAAAGGGTCCCCTTCCAGCTGGCACTATCCTGAAGTTGGTGACTTCTGCAGATGGCAAGCCCACAACAATCATCACAACTTCCCAGGCAGGAGGCACAGGGAACAAGCCAACTATCCTCAACATCAGTGGAGTCTCACCTACCACCACTAAGCAGGGCACCACCATTATTAAGACCATCCCTATGTCGGCTATCATGACCCAGCCAGGAGCTACAGGTCTGAACTCATCAAGACAACTAA GTGTGACAAGCAGTGCAGGCATGAAAACGCCTATAACAATCCTTACCACGAAGGTAATGACCACTGGAACTCCTGGTAAAATAATCACTGCGGTGCCCAAACTGGCCACCGCAGCCGGCCAACAGGGGCTTACACAG GTGGTATTGAAGGGTGCTCCAGGGCAACCTGGCACTATTTTGCGCACTGTGCCCATGAGCACAGTGGGTGGTGTTCGTCTTGTTACTCCAGTGACCGTGTCTAGTGTGAAGCCCACTGTCACCACTCTCGTCGTCAAAGGGACTACTG GAGTCACCACTCTGGGCACAGTCACTGGTACAGTCTCTTCTAGCTTGGCAGGAGGCACAGTTGACAGTTCCAATGCCTCTCTGGTAACCCCCATCACCACACTGGGAACCATCGCTACACTTTCCAGTCAGGTCATCAGCCCCTCTGCCATAACGGTGTCATCTGCCCAGACTAGTCTGACTTCTACTTCCGCACTGCCCTCCTCTGCCATCACAGTGCAG AACCAGCCCACCCAGGTGACTCTGATCACAACTCCCAGTGGTGTGGAGGCTCAACCAGTGCAGGATCTGCCCGTATCCATCTTGGCTTCCCCGACCTCCGAGCAGCCCAGCTCCACTGAAGCTGGAGCAGCTGGAGAAGGCTCTGGGACTGTAACCCTTGTCTGTTCAAACCCACCTTGTGAGACCCACGTGACGGGCACCACCAACACAGCCACCCAGGCTTCATCCAACATGAATGCAGAACAGACGGGTACCGTGCAGAGTGTGTGTTCCAACCCGCCCTGTGAGACCCACGTGACGGGCACCACCAACACAGCCACTCAAGCTTCATCCAGCATGAATACAGAACAGACGGGTACCGTGCAGAGCGGCGTGCGCCCCAATCCACCCTGCGAAACCAATGAGGCGGGGACAACCAACACAGCTACTACAGCGTcctctaacatgggaggagttcaGCAGGTGTGTTCCAACCCGCCCTGTGAGACCCACGTGACGGGCACCACCAACACAGCCACCCAAGCTTCATCCGACATGAATACAGAACAGACGGGTACCGTGCAGAGCGGAGTGCGTCCCAATCCATCCTGCGAAACCAATGAGGCGGGGACAACCAACACAGCTACTACAGCGTCCTCTAACATGGGAGCAGTTCAGCAGGTGTGTTCCAACCCGCCCTGTGAGACCCACGTGACGGGAACCACCAACACAGCCACCCAAGCTTCATCCGACATGAATACAGAACAGACGGGTACCGTGCAGAGCGGAGTGCGTCCCAATCCATCCTGCGAAACCAATGAGGCGGGGACAACCAACACAGCTACTACAGCGTcctctaacatgggaggagttcaGCAGGTGTGTTCCAACCCGCCCTGTGAGACCCACGTGACGGGAACCACCAACACAGCCACCCAAGCTTCATCCGACATGAATACAGAACAGACGGGTACCGTGCAGAGCGGCGTGCGCACCAATCCATCCTGCGAAACCAATGAGGCGGGGACAACCAACACTCCGTCCACTGCCACTTCCAGCATGGGAGGGGACCAGACCAGCACAGCCACGGGCCAGGTCCAAAGGGTTTGCTCCAACCCGCCCTGTGAAACACATGAGACTGGGACCACCAACACTGCCACCACTGCTACCTGCAGTATGGAGACAGGAGAAGGCACAG CCACCCagcagacagaggaggaggcagagggtACCAGCAGCACAGAGGTGGCCCCCACCACTGCAGCATCTGGCATGGCTACTACCACCCAGGGAAGGGCCATCACTACTGTCACTCAATCTACACCAGCCCCAGGACCCTCAGTACCT TCAATTTCATCAATCGCAGAGGGAGTGAGCACTGCTGGCAGCTCCACAGAGGAACCCATGCAAACCGACGAGGCCGCATCAGCAGAAGCTGCACCTGCCGAGGAGGGAGCCGCAGCTATGGAGACACAGGCGGAg ggAGAAGCAGCAGCTACAACAGCCTTGAACCTGCCTTCAGAGCTCATGTCTGAGGGCCAGGGAGCCACACTAATGGTAACGGGGCTGTCAGATGAGGAACTGGCTGTAACTGCTGCGGCAGAGGCCGCTGCTCAGGCAGCAGCCACTGAAGAAGCTCAGGCCCTTGCCATCCAGGCTGTACTCCAGGCAGCTCAGCAAGCCGTAATGA ATGAAAGTGATGCTGCTGGAGATAGCCAGCAACCCACCAGCATCCCCATCATGCTGACCCAGCAAGAGCTTGCAGCGCtggtccagcagcagcagcagctgcaggaagctcaggctgctgcccagCAGGCCTCTGTGGACGCAAACTTGCCCACTGAGGGCCTCGCACCTGCTGACAGCCTCAATGACCCGTCGGTTGAAAGCAATGGCCACAACGAAATGGCTGCCTCAGTTACTAGTGCTGTGGCATCCCTCCTACCCCGTACCACAGCTGAGA CACTTGCTCCATCAAGTACATTTGCACCATCTGTATCGGTGGCAAGTCCAGCCAAGCTGCAAGCAGCAGCCACTCTCGCAGAGGTTGCCAATGGCATTGAAGGAGAG AAACAAGCCCCTCAGCCAACTCCAGTGAAGCCTGTTGTAAAGAAGGAGAACCAGTGGTTTGATGTTGGAATTGTCAAAGTCACAAATATGGTTGTCACTCACTTCTATGTGCCAGGTGATGAATCTCATGGAGAT GATGACTCTGGCATCATGCCAGACTACAGCCAGATGAAGAAAATGGAGCTGCAGCCTGGTACAGCTTACAAGTTCCGTGTCGCTGGAATCAATGCTTGTGGTCGCGGAGCCTTCTCTGAGATTTCTGCTTTCAAGACCTGTCTACCAGGCTTTCCAGGGGCACCTTGCGCCATCAAAATTAGCAAG AGCCCAGATGGTGCTCACCTGACCTGGGAGCCGCCCTCTGTGACATCAGGGAAGATCATCGAGTACTCTGTGTACCTGGCCATCCAGAGTAACCAAACAGCTGAGGCCAAGGCCTCTACCCCGGCCCAGTTAGCTTTCATGCGAGTGTATTGTGGACCCAACCCTTCTTGCTTGGTGCAGTCGTCCAGCCTCTCAAACGCCCACATCGACTACACCACTAAGCCAGCAATCATCTTTCGCATTGCCGCCCGCAACGAGAAGGGCTACGGTCCTGCAACCCAAGTTCGATGGCTGCAGG AGTCTGGTAAAGATGGTGCTTCTGCAAAACCTGCCCCCAAAAGACCAGGCACCTCTCCTGATAC TAAGACTACTGGTCCAAAGAAAGCGAGGACGGACCAGTAA
- the hcfc1a gene encoding host cell factor 1a isoform X2: MSAPGSAVSGTTASVLQPRWKRVLGWSGPVPRPRHGHRAVAIKELMVVFGGGNEGIVDELHVYNTATNQWFIPAVRGDIPPGCAAYGFVCDGTRLLVFGGMVEYGKYSNDLYELQASRWEWKKLKAKNPKNGPPPCPRLGHSFSLVGNKCYLFGGLANDSEDPKNNIPRYLNDLYTLELRPGSSVVGWDIPITYGVLPPPRESHTAVVYTEKTSRKSRLIIYGGMSGCRLGDLWTLDIDTLTWNKPSVSGTAPLPRSLHSATTITNKMYVFGGWVPLVMDDVKVATHEKEWKCTNTLACLNLDTMCWETVLMDTLEDNIPRARAGHCAVAINSRLYVWSGRDGYRKAWNNQVCCKDLWYLETERPHAPARVQLVRANTNSLEVSWGAVSTADTYLLQLQKYDIPATPAAASPAMSATPSQPVNSPKSPALAAAAPSTQSLPQTAILKVAAQQSATGASVVTVRPSQLGKSPVTVTSLPAGVRMVVPAQTTQGSPIGSSPQMSGMAALAAAAAATQKIPPSSGGTVLNVPAGATILKTVAVSPGTTTMKVASPLMVSNPATRMLKTAAAQVGTATASSPTTTRPIITVHKSGAVTVAQQAQVVTTVVGGVTKTITLVKSPLTMGSSGTLISNLGKMMSVVQTKPVQTSAVTGQASTNPLTQLIQTKGPLPAGTILKLVTSADGKPTTIITTSQAGGTGNKPTILNISGVSPTTTKQGTTIIKTIPMSAIMTQPGATGVTSSAGMKTPITILTTKVMTTGTPGKIITAVPKLATAAGQQGLTQVVLKGAPGQPGTILRTVPMSTVGGVRLVTPVTVSSVKPTVTTLVVKGTTGVTTLGTVTGTVSSSLAGGTVDSSNASLVTPITTLGTIATLSSQVISPSAITVSSAQTSLTSTSALPSSAITVQNQPTQVTLITTPSGVEAQPVQDLPVSILASPTSEQPSSTEAGAAGEGSGTVTLVCSNPPCETHVTGTTNTATQASSNMNAEQTGTVQSVCSNPPCETHVTGTTNTATQASSSMNTEQTGTVQSGVRPNPPCETNEAGTTNTATTASSNMGGVQQVCSNPPCETHVTGTTNTATQASSDMNTEQTGTVQSGVRPNPSCETNEAGTTNTATTASSNMGAVQQVCSNPPCETHVTGTTNTATQASSDMNTEQTGTVQSGVRPNPSCETNEAGTTNTATTASSNMGGVQQVCSNPPCETHVTGTTNTATQASSDMNTEQTGTVQSGVRTNPSCETNEAGTTNTPSTATSSMGGDQTSTATGQVQRVCSNPPCETHETGTTNTATTATCSMETGEGTATQQTEEEAEGTSSTEVAPTTAASGMATTTQGRAITTVTQSTPAPGPSVPSISSIAEGVSTAGSSTEEPMQTDEAASAEAAPAEEGAAAMETQAEGEAAATTALNLPSELMSEGQGATLMVTGLSDEELAVTAAAEAAAQAAATEEAQALAIQAVLQAAQQAVMNESDAAGDSQQPTSIPIMLTQQELAALVQQQQQLQEAQAAAQQASVDANLPTEGLAPADSLNDPSVESNGHNEMAASVTSAVASLLPRTTAETLAPSSTFAPSVSVASPAKLQAAATLAEVANGIEGEKQAPQPTPVKPVVKKENQWFDVGIVKVTNMVVTHFYVPGDESHGDDDSGIMPDYSQMKKMELQPGTAYKFRVAGINACGRGAFSEISAFKTCLPGFPGAPCAIKISKSPDGAHLTWEPPSVTSGKIIEYSVYLAIQSNQTAEAKASTPAQLAFMRVYCGPNPSCLVQSSSLSNAHIDYTTKPAIIFRIAARNEKGYGPATQVRWLQESGKDGASAKPAPKRPGTSPDTKTTGPKKARTDQ; the protein is encoded by the exons ATGTCTGCCCCTGGCTCCGCGGTGTCTGGGACCACGGCGTCGGTTCTGCAGCCGCGATGGAAACGGGTCCTCGGATGGTCCGGTCCAGTTCCACGGCCCAGACATGGACACAGAGCTGTGGCTATAAAGGAGCTTATGGTCGTCTTTGGTGGTGGAAACGAAGGCATCGTTGACGAGTTGCATGTATACAACACTG CTACAAACCAGTGGTTTATCCCAGCTGTCCGTGGTGATATTCCCCCTGGTTGTGCTGCATATGGTTTTGTATGCGATGGGACACGGTTGCTAGTATTTGGTGGAATGGTGGAGTATGGAAAATACAGCAACGACCTTTATGAACTACAG GCCAGCAGATGGGAATGGAAAAAGTTGAAAGCGAAAAACCCAAAAAACGGCCCTCCTCCTTGTCCTCGCCTTGGCCACAGTTTTTCACTGGTCGGCAACAAGTGCTACCTGTTTGGTGGACTGGCAAATGACAGTGAAGACCCAAAAAACAACATTCCCAG aTACCTGAATGATTTGTACACACTCGAACTTCGTCCAGGTTCCAGCGTGGTTGGGTGGGATATTCCCATCACATATGGAGTTCTGCCTCCTCCTCGTGAGAGCCACACTGCTGTGGTGTACACTGAAAAGACGAGCAGGAAATCTCGCTTGATAATCTATGGAGGAATGAGTGGTTGCCGTCTTGGAGATCTGTGGACACTTGATATTG ATACCCTGACATGGAACAAACCATCAGTAAGCGGCACAGCGCCACTTCCACGAAGTCTTCACTCTGCCACCACAATCACAAACAA GATGTATGTTTTTGGAGGATGGGTTCCTTTGGTAATGGATGATGTAAAAGTGGCCACACACGAGAAAGAGTGGAAATGCACAAACACTCTTGCCTGCCTAAATCTCG ACACCATGTGTTGGGAAACGGTGTTAATGGATACTCTAGAAGATAACATCCCCAGGGCCCGAGCTGGCCACTGTGCTGTGGCCATCAATTCCAGACTGTATGTGTGGAGCGGCCGTGACGGTTATCGTAAAGCGTGGAACAACCAAGTCTGTTGTAAAGACCTTTGGTACCTGGAAACAG AGCGGCCGCACGCTCCTGCCAGGGTACAGCTTGTCCGTGCCAACACAAACTCTCTTGAGGTGAGCTGGGGTGCAGTTTCCACAGCTGACACCTACTTGCTACAGCTGCAGAAGTATGACATCCCTGCAACTCCTGCCGCAGCCTCGCCAGCAATGAGTGCAACCCCATCGCAGCCTGTTAACTCTCCAAAGAGCCCGGCACTGGCTGCTGCAGCACCCTCTACCCAGAGCTTACCCCAGACAG CTATTTTAAAGGTTGCAGCTCAACAGTCTGCCACTGGCGCATCTGTTGTCACAGTTCGCCCCAGCCAGCTGGGTAAATCCCCCGTCActgtgacatcacttcctgctgGTGTTCGGATGGTTGTGCCAGCCCAAACAACCCAGGGATCG CCTATTGGAAGTAGCCCTCAAATGAGTGGCATGGCAGCtttagctgctgcagctgcagccacACAGAAGATCCCGCCCTCCTCTGGAGGCACTGTCCTCAATGTTCCTGCAGGTGCCACCATTCTGAAAACAGTTGCCGTTTCCCCTGGCACAACCACAATGAAAGTAGCTTCTCCTTTAATG GTTAGTAATCCGGCCACCCGGATGTTGAAGACCGCTGCCGCGCAGGTGGGCACAGCTACTGCGTCCTCTCCCACTACCACAAGACCCATTATCACTGTGCATAAGTCAGGTGCAGTCACAGTGGCTCAGCAGGCCCAGGTGGTAACCACCGTGGTGGGAGGAGTTACCAAGACCATCACACTAGTCAAGAGTCCCCTCACCATGGGCAGCAGTGGCACTCTG ATCTCCAACCTTGGCAAGATGATGTCTGTGGTACAAACCAAGCCAGTGCAGACATCAGCTGTCACAGGCCAGGCTTCCACTAACCCTCTCACACAGCTCATACAG ACAAAGGGTCCCCTTCCAGCTGGCACTATCCTGAAGTTGGTGACTTCTGCAGATGGCAAGCCCACAACAATCATCACAACTTCCCAGGCAGGAGGCACAGGGAACAAGCCAACTATCCTCAACATCAGTGGAGTCTCACCTACCACCACTAAGCAGGGCACCACCATTATTAAGACCATCCCTATGTCGGCTATCATGACCCAGCCAGGAGCTACAG GTGTGACAAGCAGTGCAGGCATGAAAACGCCTATAACAATCCTTACCACGAAGGTAATGACCACTGGAACTCCTGGTAAAATAATCACTGCGGTGCCCAAACTGGCCACCGCAGCCGGCCAACAGGGGCTTACACAG GTGGTATTGAAGGGTGCTCCAGGGCAACCTGGCACTATTTTGCGCACTGTGCCCATGAGCACAGTGGGTGGTGTTCGTCTTGTTACTCCAGTGACCGTGTCTAGTGTGAAGCCCACTGTCACCACTCTCGTCGTCAAAGGGACTACTG GAGTCACCACTCTGGGCACAGTCACTGGTACAGTCTCTTCTAGCTTGGCAGGAGGCACAGTTGACAGTTCCAATGCCTCTCTGGTAACCCCCATCACCACACTGGGAACCATCGCTACACTTTCCAGTCAGGTCATCAGCCCCTCTGCCATAACGGTGTCATCTGCCCAGACTAGTCTGACTTCTACTTCCGCACTGCCCTCCTCTGCCATCACAGTGCAG AACCAGCCCACCCAGGTGACTCTGATCACAACTCCCAGTGGTGTGGAGGCTCAACCAGTGCAGGATCTGCCCGTATCCATCTTGGCTTCCCCGACCTCCGAGCAGCCCAGCTCCACTGAAGCTGGAGCAGCTGGAGAAGGCTCTGGGACTGTAACCCTTGTCTGTTCAAACCCACCTTGTGAGACCCACGTGACGGGCACCACCAACACAGCCACCCAGGCTTCATCCAACATGAATGCAGAACAGACGGGTACCGTGCAGAGTGTGTGTTCCAACCCGCCCTGTGAGACCCACGTGACGGGCACCACCAACACAGCCACTCAAGCTTCATCCAGCATGAATACAGAACAGACGGGTACCGTGCAGAGCGGCGTGCGCCCCAATCCACCCTGCGAAACCAATGAGGCGGGGACAACCAACACAGCTACTACAGCGTcctctaacatgggaggagttcaGCAGGTGTGTTCCAACCCGCCCTGTGAGACCCACGTGACGGGCACCACCAACACAGCCACCCAAGCTTCATCCGACATGAATACAGAACAGACGGGTACCGTGCAGAGCGGAGTGCGTCCCAATCCATCCTGCGAAACCAATGAGGCGGGGACAACCAACACAGCTACTACAGCGTCCTCTAACATGGGAGCAGTTCAGCAGGTGTGTTCCAACCCGCCCTGTGAGACCCACGTGACGGGAACCACCAACACAGCCACCCAAGCTTCATCCGACATGAATACAGAACAGACGGGTACCGTGCAGAGCGGAGTGCGTCCCAATCCATCCTGCGAAACCAATGAGGCGGGGACAACCAACACAGCTACTACAGCGTcctctaacatgggaggagttcaGCAGGTGTGTTCCAACCCGCCCTGTGAGACCCACGTGACGGGAACCACCAACACAGCCACCCAAGCTTCATCCGACATGAATACAGAACAGACGGGTACCGTGCAGAGCGGCGTGCGCACCAATCCATCCTGCGAAACCAATGAGGCGGGGACAACCAACACTCCGTCCACTGCCACTTCCAGCATGGGAGGGGACCAGACCAGCACAGCCACGGGCCAGGTCCAAAGGGTTTGCTCCAACCCGCCCTGTGAAACACATGAGACTGGGACCACCAACACTGCCACCACTGCTACCTGCAGTATGGAGACAGGAGAAGGCACAG CCACCCagcagacagaggaggaggcagagggtACCAGCAGCACAGAGGTGGCCCCCACCACTGCAGCATCTGGCATGGCTACTACCACCCAGGGAAGGGCCATCACTACTGTCACTCAATCTACACCAGCCCCAGGACCCTCAGTACCT TCAATTTCATCAATCGCAGAGGGAGTGAGCACTGCTGGCAGCTCCACAGAGGAACCCATGCAAACCGACGAGGCCGCATCAGCAGAAGCTGCACCTGCCGAGGAGGGAGCCGCAGCTATGGAGACACAGGCGGAg ggAGAAGCAGCAGCTACAACAGCCTTGAACCTGCCTTCAGAGCTCATGTCTGAGGGCCAGGGAGCCACACTAATGGTAACGGGGCTGTCAGATGAGGAACTGGCTGTAACTGCTGCGGCAGAGGCCGCTGCTCAGGCAGCAGCCACTGAAGAAGCTCAGGCCCTTGCCATCCAGGCTGTACTCCAGGCAGCTCAGCAAGCCGTAATGA ATGAAAGTGATGCTGCTGGAGATAGCCAGCAACCCACCAGCATCCCCATCATGCTGACCCAGCAAGAGCTTGCAGCGCtggtccagcagcagcagcagctgcaggaagctcaggctgctgcccagCAGGCCTCTGTGGACGCAAACTTGCCCACTGAGGGCCTCGCACCTGCTGACAGCCTCAATGACCCGTCGGTTGAAAGCAATGGCCACAACGAAATGGCTGCCTCAGTTACTAGTGCTGTGGCATCCCTCCTACCCCGTACCACAGCTGAGA CACTTGCTCCATCAAGTACATTTGCACCATCTGTATCGGTGGCAAGTCCAGCCAAGCTGCAAGCAGCAGCCACTCTCGCAGAGGTTGCCAATGGCATTGAAGGAGAG AAACAAGCCCCTCAGCCAACTCCAGTGAAGCCTGTTGTAAAGAAGGAGAACCAGTGGTTTGATGTTGGAATTGTCAAAGTCACAAATATGGTTGTCACTCACTTCTATGTGCCAGGTGATGAATCTCATGGAGAT GATGACTCTGGCATCATGCCAGACTACAGCCAGATGAAGAAAATGGAGCTGCAGCCTGGTACAGCTTACAAGTTCCGTGTCGCTGGAATCAATGCTTGTGGTCGCGGAGCCTTCTCTGAGATTTCTGCTTTCAAGACCTGTCTACCAGGCTTTCCAGGGGCACCTTGCGCCATCAAAATTAGCAAG AGCCCAGATGGTGCTCACCTGACCTGGGAGCCGCCCTCTGTGACATCAGGGAAGATCATCGAGTACTCTGTGTACCTGGCCATCCAGAGTAACCAAACAGCTGAGGCCAAGGCCTCTACCCCGGCCCAGTTAGCTTTCATGCGAGTGTATTGTGGACCCAACCCTTCTTGCTTGGTGCAGTCGTCCAGCCTCTCAAACGCCCACATCGACTACACCACTAAGCCAGCAATCATCTTTCGCATTGCCGCCCGCAACGAGAAGGGCTACGGTCCTGCAACCCAAGTTCGATGGCTGCAGG AGTCTGGTAAAGATGGTGCTTCTGCAAAACCTGCCCCCAAAAGACCAGGCACCTCTCCTGATAC TAAGACTACTGGTCCAAAGAAAGCGAGGACGGACCAGTAA